In one Anabrus simplex isolate iqAnaSimp1 chromosome 9, ASM4041472v1, whole genome shotgun sequence genomic region, the following are encoded:
- the kek2 gene encoding uncharacterized protein kek2 produces MSCCQRWLLTLLLMQCFLRLGACPSSCKCMWKGGKQTVECINENLITIPDGVDQGTQVLEFSGNNLQMLPRERFQRMGLLNLQRIYLARCRISQIDDRAFKGLTNLVELDLSENLLNSVPTDTFSDYQNLMRLTFSGNPIQVIKTGAFLHLPFLTTLELSNCQIEIIEPDAFSSLDNLEWLKLDGNRLSNIRGTKTLPDSLHGIYLHHNPWQCDCRLMELHSWLINYNVPHPIEPKCVAPPRLKGETIKSLALEDLACLPDVSPTTLYLEISEGKNLTLQCRVSAVPEARVSWWFQGRILQNDSMVAPGLHFYYFVEEGTEEKRSELYIFNANTEDNGTFVCIAENPAGKSHSNYTIRIVVREEAIVPVAKISYEYVIIITAACSVLAVFILISIIICVVRCRRQRQRRRKKERSKVVALHHQHLHQGKSSDESGNQITRLGGDMQAGPAKVNGAVIMSERHQREVVITATGTVSGPVAGESMRPTISSNPYGSPRSLRNYPLEQNPDLINDTESVGKERRPSVRLLEGGGVEEGDLENSGHNSYQEAMENIIQDYESSGGKPVLPAKAPMGTQWREVDPQYPVHMSTLPRGATMSRDMYQHHHTADVHLSPGRFLDSDGYPIDYGLPKIPAHLPLHAPVVQEPPAAYYRTLPHSRPSRLESAANPSSRYSREAEFLTRSSQPAPYEHYSPSDVRYTVEGYPCAQPQTLYSVDSQSSFPENNYLPSPPAPYKGEPTIPPVPVDGTVLCTNPPRENAAIQWQGASRNYHVQSSVSKDHPPTSSTQCCVGSQTNSVEDNDPVSEEPKAQPQCCQPNQQQQQQQQQQQQPVGVLTESPDEGYEGEVLDPTEI; encoded by the coding sequence ATGTCTTGCTGCCAACGGTGGCTGTTGACATTGCTGCTAATGCAATGTTTCTTAAGACTTGGTGCGTGTCCCTCTTCTTGCAAGTGTATGTGGAAAGGCGGGAAGCAAACTGTCGAGTGTATTAATGAGAACCTGATTACCATTCCTGATGGAGTTGATCAGGGGACACAAGTGCTAGAGTTTTCTGGAAATAATTTACAAATGTTACCGCGTGAACGGTTCCAAAGGATGGGTTTGCTTAACCTTCAGAGGATATATCTTGCCAGATGTCGCATCAGTCAAATAGATGACAGAGCTTTCAAAGGATTGACGAATCTAGTCGAATTAGATTTATCAGAAAATCTTCTCAATTCAGTCCCAACAGACACGTTTAGTGATTATCAAAATCTTATGAGACTGACATTCAGTGGAAATCCGATTCAGGTAATCAAAACAGGTGCGTTCCTTCATTTACCCTTTCTCACCACACTTGAGCTTAGTAATTGTCAGATAGAAATCATAGAACCTGATGCATTTTCAAGTCTCGACAACCTTGAGTGGCTCAAACTGGACGGGAACAGATTAAGTAATATTCGTGGGACAAAGACATTACCAGACTCGTTGCACGGAATATATTTACATCATAACCCATGGCAGTGCGATTGCCGTCTCATGGAGTTGCACTCTTGGTTGATCAATTATAATGTTCCTCATCCTATTGAGCCAAAATGTGTTGCTCCTCCTCGATTGAAAGGGGAAACAATCAAATCTCTGGCGCTAGAAGATCTCGCTTGTTTGCCTGATGTCTCGCCAACGACTTTGTACCTAGAAATCTCTGAGGGAAAGAATTTAACTTTGCAGTGTCGAGTATCGGCAGTTCCAGAAGCAAGGGTCTCGTGGTGGTTTCAGGGAAGAATTCTACAGAACGACTCCATGGTGGCACCTGGGTTACACTTTTATTATTTTGTTGAGGAAGGAACAGAAGAGAAACGTAGTGAATTGTATATATTTAACGCTAACACGGAAGATAATGGAACTTTCGTATGTATTGCTGAGAATCCAGCAGGAAAATCACATTCAAATTACACAATTCGTATCGTTGTCCGAGAAGAAGCAATAGTTCCGGTTGCAAAGATTTCTTATGAGTATGTCATAATCATAACAGCTGCCTGCTCTGTTCTTGCAGTCTTTATATTGATATCAATAATAATCTGCGTCGTCAGGTGTAGAAGACAGCGACAGCGGCGGAGGAAGAAGGAGCGAAGTAAAGTGGTAGCTCTTCATCACCAGCACCTACATCAAGGAAAGTCTTCGGATGAATCTGGTAACCAAATAACGAGGCTAGGTGGGGACATGCAGGCAGGTCCCGCTAAGGTGAATGGCGCAGTGATAATGAGTGAACGACATCAGCGGGAGGTTGTTATAACTGCCACAGGAACGGTGTCTGGTCCAGTCGCAGGCGAGTCAATGCGACCTACCATATCAAGCAACCCATACGGCAGCCCGCGATCACTGAGGAACTACCCCCTTGAACAAAACCCAGACCTAATCAATGACACTGAGAGTGTTGGGAAAGAAAGAAGACCGTCCGTCAGGTTGCTAGAGGGTGGGGGAGTAGAGGAAGGGGATCTGGAAAACAGCGGCCATAACAGCTATCAGGAAGCAATGGAGAACATTATACAGGACTATGAGTCGTCAGGTGGTAAACCAGTTCTACCTGCAAAGGCACCAATGGGAACTCAGTGGAGGGAAGTCGATCCTCAGTATCCAGTTCACATGTCAACATTGCCTCGTGGTGCTACCATGAGTCGGGATATGTATCAGCACCACCATACAGCGGACGTCCATCTATCGCCTGGAAGGTTTCTGGACAGTGATGGATACCCCATTGATTATGGATTACCCAAGATACCAGCTCATTTACCACTCCACGCTCCCGTAGTCCAGGAGCCACCTGCAGCCTACTACAGAACATTGCCTCATAGTCGACCGTCGAGACTGGAGTCAGCTGCAAATCCCAGCAGTAGATATTCTCGTGAGGCGGAGTTTCTGACTCGCTCAAGTCAGCCAGCTCCGTATGAACATTACAGTCCTTCCGACGTGCGGTACACAGTGGAAGGTTACCCTTGCGCTCAACCCCAGACTTTGTATTCGGTGGATTCTCAGAGCTCCTTCCCCGAAAACAATTATCTTCCTTCACCTCCTGCACCTTACAAAGGTGAGCCCACAATCCCCCCAGTCCCTGTAGATGGCACTGTATTATGTACGAATCCTCCAAGGGAAAATGCAGCAATCCAGTGGCAAGGTGCATCCAGAAATTACCACGTCCAAAGCTCGGTAAGTAAAGATCATCCCCCTACATCTTCGACACAATGTTGCGTTGGTTCTCAAACAAACAGTGTTGAGGACAACGATCCCGTAAGTGAGGAACCTAAGGCTCAACCACAGTGTTGTCAGCCAAAtcaacagcaacagcagcagcagcagcaacagcagcaacctGTAGGTGTTCTTACAGAGTCTCCTGATGAAGGATACGAGGGTGAAGTGCTAGATCCGACAGAGATATGA